One Mus musculus strain C57BL/6J chromosome 2, GRCm38.p6 C57BL/6J genomic window, CAGCTTTCCAATGCCAAGTGATAGTATATGTCCAGGTGAGAACAACTCTCTGGAACTTGCATGGTCTCCAAGAACTAACTCTCCTTATATCTCTATGGAATGATAACTAGCACATTTAAAAACGTTTCCAAGAAAACCCAAGTTTGTCTCCTCCAAGGCTGCTCCTGGGATGGCTGACTACTCTTTCCATCACAACTCTTTCCTCTAAGGAAATCAAAGCTTTCTCATCTGTCCTCTGCCATCTCATCTGTTTTGCATAACCACTCTACTCTGTCATAAATGGGGGAACTCTTCCTTCTAACTGCTTTTGGGGAGACTGCTGGAGACCCAGTCACAGGCCAGCTTTCTCTGTCTTTAGCCACCTGGGTCCCAACTAAACTCAAAAAGAATCAAGAGCTATGAGTGCAATGAGAGGAttcctctccaaaaaaaaaaaaaaaaaaagagagaaatctcTGTTCTTTATGTCTTCTTCCCTCTCTGGGCAAGTGAATCCCTGcccccccctccctgcccccacccctgctgAGAGACTCCCACCAGTTAAAGTTCAGTCACGCATACACAAAAAGAAGAGGTTTAATTTATTGATTGCTTTGTTTGGCAAAGGTTATATAGAATGTTATTAGGGTGAAAATAAAATTCTAGTTACAGATTCATAAAACTTTAAGTCAAATTAGCTTTTATGAGACCATTAAATCCTGCCTCGCCCTTATCCAAAGCAAATTCCATCATAGCCTATATAAtccttctttgttttaaaatgattgaAGCATATTAAATACACAATGTAGGTGATATTAAATATCTTGAGAAATGACAAACCAATAGAATCTCTTTCAGTCGTTCAGCTAGGACTTCTTGTTTAGAAATGTTCTGTTCGTATATGTCTGAACTAGCTAGCCATCATTATCTGCTATTTGCTTATATACACACATCATAAGTCTCTCAAAAGAACATTTAAAGTCTTTCCTAATATTGCTTCAGAATTGTCAACTTTTAAGGaacattcaattttaaaaaataaaagcttgtCCTTGACTTGGTAACATCTCTTCACATGTGACAAGACTGTTTCCCTCTGACCTGACAAAAGTCTCTAGCAACATGCAAGGGCCTGATTCTTCTTTGCCCAACTCAGAGGCTGCCAtgtaaaatagagaaagaaaacatgtttgAAATCACAGTAACCGAAGGACTTTGAATTCCTAATTACATTAAATAACCATAACTTTTTGCTTATTCACATTCCACACGGTGGAAACTATCCTTTCCTCCAGGTTTTTTACTTAACAGCTTTGAAGAATACCATTGCAAAGAAGCACTCAGACTTACACGGTATGTGGTTTTCCTCTTTCAATGCCAAGCACAAATTGAAGGCCATAAGATTCATATTTGGTTTCTGGCATTATTTTAATAGGTAAGATGGAGATTGCAACTTGTCTCGCCAAAGAACAGTTCTGCTACAATGTTGGAGAGAATGTGCACCATTACGTCACCAGTGCGTCCAAAATAAGCGACCGACAGGGCATCTCCAATAAACAATGAAGGACACATATTTCTGATGGTCTCGTTATAGGCACAGCGAGGAAGGCAGACATCCCTGTCTTTGACCAGTGATGTGCTTTTAGGATACTTAGGCTGCTGATAGTTTCAAAGAAGTTAGTTTTGAGGCAATCCTTTTGACATGAACCAAATCTAAATCCAACTTATATGAAAGACTGTGGTACAAGCTCCTAGAAGGTTACTGTGGCTGCCAAACtgttttttgattattattttttatttttagcaatACTGCATGTTTGTGGCAGAATTTAGACGTGGCATGTTTCTCAGCATTGTCATTTTTCATCTCTGGTGTGGTCCTACATTTTCAGCTTCCTCCtctcttatttttctctcttcactACCCTCCAAAGTCTGCATTTGCATTTGTGAGCCTAATCTAATCCATCCTGTGACTTATTGGCTATGGATATGGAAGACTCAGAGATTCGGGGAAGGAGCACTCAGTACAAATGAAACTCACAGGCTGGGCTTGTGCAAATTCATTTAGTGTGGATTCGTCAGTTGTGACTTTTAAACTTTCAAAGTTAGACCCACTGTTTTGGGAATTGAAGATAGCATTTGCCTTACAATATGGTTCCTGCTTAGATGTCACATGGGAGTGggctaaaacaaattaaaaagtttCTTTACTTCCAATGGTTCTTTGACTGTGGTATCTTTGATGGGCAGTGAATGTCTGCCTTCCAAATGACATATAACTTGACTAGTCACTCTGAGAGGaaaagacaaatatatatatatatatatttggggcATTTATAGCTAGAATCTCAGTCTTAAGGAGTATTGCTTAGCAAACCAAAATGTAGCAAGGCCCACCCACCTTTCACTCTGGCCCTGACATAAATGCTAAGTAGACATTTGGGGAGCCACGTGTACTCAGAGGACAGCATCCCTAGTAGGCATAATGGTTACAATGCCACATAGATCCACTGGGAATAGGTGGACTATTCATGTACCCTAGTGTGCTGGTTTCCTAATGGAACTTTCCTATTGACCCTCTGAGAGCAAATGAAGTGAGGCAAACACAGCCCTTACTTCTCCAGACACTacctagcctctctctctctctctctctctctctctctctctctctctctctctctctccctctccctctccctctccctctccctctccctctccctctccctctccctctccctctccctctccctctccctctccctctccctctccctctccctctctctctccctccctctcctctgatTCTCTCCTATAACAAAAGCCAAACAGAAAAGGCCCCAGACATGTCTAACTCAAATGCAGCAGGTGGCTCTTCATCTTACACTGTTTCTTGTTGACAGGGGGCCTCAAGAAAAGCAGGAATTTATTGAAAGATTCTGTACGTCTAAAGCATTTTTCAGAAATGACGGACAAGCAATGTTAATCCAGCAAAACTAAGCTTAGGAGGTTTTGCCTTCTCTTACCCCAGTGAACAAGGCTCTCAGTTGTCCTTCAGAGAGGCAAAGTAAAGTAGGaggccacattttcttttttaatttcacttGGTTCTTAAAACAGGAGTGGTCAGCATTTCACCCTTAACAGCTAGTATCAGTTACAGCTAGTATCAGTAGGTCACAGAAGCTGGCACAGagaattgggtttttgtttgttgttgttgttattgttgtgttattttgttttgttttgtttttttgctgattatatttttcctctgtgtgtctgGGTTCTTTTAAATATCAGGAAAACCCTTTTGCTAAAAACAAGACTAATATTGTTTTGGGAAACAACTTTTAAACTCTAGACATCTCACTACTGAATTTCACTGGCCCAGACTGGTCCTCAGCCTGACCGTTCCTGCGTCAGTCCTCTGTCCCGTTTGCCATCACCACGTGTCTCCCCACATTCTGAAGGTTCTTCACAAGACAAAAGACTTACACCCGCGGTCAAGTGAATTAATTTAGGAACATGGGCTACGACTGAGATGTCAGGGAGAGCAAAGAAAGGGATGGGCTATGGGAGCATAGGGCGAGCACTGAACAGTTCCGAGTCTAATGCAGCCCTCAGAGTTACCTCCCCCATTAGTATTCATTCTCAAGTGAAATCCTGGTGCCCAGGAGGCACATGGAACACAATGACAAAGCCAACTACAGCCCTGCCCCTGTGGATGTTTGGGTCCAGTGGTGTGGGCATTTCCGACCATCTGAAGCAGAGTAACAGGAAGTGCCTTCTAGCAAAGGCTGTTTCCGGCTGGTGTTTGGAAACACCCACAGGCACCCATGCACACTCATGCGCATACACTATGCATAAGCAGCCTCCAGCCAGGAAGCAACTGCTggttcttctggcctctaggtTTAAGCCAAGTAGGAATCGGGTGGTTTGGGTGTGGCTCTCTCAGCATGGCTATGACAGGCTGAATGTGCCCGCTTTGACTTAATCCAAGTCGATGGATATGCAACGGCACTGCTTCACGCGTGTGACCCTTTTCTTCTTGGTGGGTGGCTGTAGCTCAGGACAGTTGAGTGTGACCATCATGGTGGTGAACTTCTTGGGCTTGCAGAAGGAGCAAGACTGAAAGGACCCTTCCTCCTTTCGGATGTGCCTGGGGATGTAGAAGGAGTTGCACTGGCCATAACAGAAGCGGTTGATGATAGTGCGGCTGTTGCAGCCCTCCTCGTGGATGGTCTGCTTCAGGGGCTGAGTTTTGCACCAATCTCGCTTCAGATACTTGCGCTCTGTCACGTGCAGGGCCTCTTGGCTGGACTCAAGCACCTCCTCTCCAGGCATGGCGGTGCCCCGCCCCTGGCCCCGCCCCCGGGTCCTGGAGCCAGGTTGTGGTGGGGACTGGGTCTGCTCAGAGTCATTGTGCTGAGCCTTGTCAGGAGGCGGAATGGCTCCTTGGGAACCTTTCTTTTTCCCCTCAGCTGTTGGCAGTAGGGTCCCCAGGAGGAGAAGCAACGCTCCCACAGTGTATGCGGTGCGATTCATTCTAGACAAAGGACAAAGAGAGGGGGACACAGACAATAAGAAAGTTATTTAGTAAAAATCAATAATTACACTTAACACACTGTACTCAACACACACTTCAGTTGCACTGACTTCTAACAGTATCACCAGCCATTAGATACTATTATTTCCATTATTCTCTCAGCCATCAAACTGAGTAATTCGACACAGGTCACACAGTGAATTTGCCAAGCTTTAAACTCAGTCAGGACCCGTCTCTCTTTTGAACCAGCTCCTATTAGAATTCCTTACTGGCTCCTGACACAATTGCATGTGACTTTTTTTAATGCTCACTTAACTGTATTTATTCTTGAATTTGACATGAGACTTTTCACTGTTCCAGTATTGGAAAAAGCCCAGGaaacctgtcaaaaaaaaaaagaacctaaaaaGAGGGATGTACGGAAGGCCAAGAGGATAAAGATGGCTGGTATCATTCTTTCTGCCATGATATaacaacttgtgtgtgtgtgtgtgtgtgtgtgtgtgtgtgtgtgtgtgtgtctgtgtaatccGTGTGTGTGCCTAGGGAGGGCAATAGAACACCCAGAACTCCtaaagctggaattataggcagttgtgagcccccAATGTgagtgctggcaactgaactcagAACGCTTGGAAGAACAGAAAGTGTTCTTAGctgatgagccatttctccagaccccaCTTTTCAACCTTTCTAAGTGGTAAAATACATTACCCATCTATGTGACTGTATGTatgaatagaatttttttttgtctgattaATTGACCAGGTAGGTCTTTAATTTCTCTGGCTTTAATTTTTAAGTTGGTGTACAAGACGGAGTTTCATTGTGGATTTTCATGCATATCTGTCACCTCACCTTGTTCACATTTGCCTCCCCCTGCTGCTTTACTGTGTCATTTCCCCAAACAGTCCTTCTGCTTTCAAGccacatgtggagagagagagagagagagagagagagagagagagagagagagagagaaaagaagaagaagaagaagaagaagaagaagaagaagaagaagaagaagaagaagaaagaaagaaagaaaaagaagaagaagaagaagaagaagaagaagaagaagaagaagaagaagaagaagaagaagaaagaagaagaagagagagtgtgtgtaagGTAGAAAAATGGGCACAATAGAGTAAGTACGGGAATATTTCAATTCATAAGAATAGAATTGATGCCAATGAACTGTGAGCAAATGTGGACCTTGATATGACTCGTATATGGCAAGGGCATataacatttaataaataaataaattataaataaatacattataaataaataaagcaataagTCTAAGCATGATCTCCCACCTGGTGGGAGAAGAAACATACAGAGACAGGAACATGAGGTAAACAAAGCAAATAAGAGAAGAGGAGACTTTTCAGAGGCGGTGTTGTTCAGAAAAGACAGGGCAGACAGgcggaaaagggaaagagaggcagCAGGCTGTCAGGATTCTCCTGGGGCAGTATCCCTGGACACAGTCCTCTGGGAAAGCATTAATATGAAGATCCTAACTCAGTCAGCCAGCCTTCCCACCCAGCTAAAAGCCTGGAACACTTGCTGGCCTGGGGCACACCAAGAGTTATTAAAGCATTGAAGGCTTTCTTTTCAAATGAGAACAGTTTCAAATACATAATGTCTCTTCCAGGCATGGCAGCTCCCTGGGGTTTCCTCTGCCCCATGCTTAAGGTTTGCTGCACAAGAACAGCAAGGAAGCATCCATTTTCTGTCCGCTGAATACCAGTATTGCATGTGGCAACCACTAAGTGCATATTAACATAACCTTTTTAATATAACCTTCATCTCCAAGGAACCAGACAAGTTGGTATCATTATCTAGACCAATTATCTCTAAGAGACAAAAAGCAGCCTAAGATGGATCTCCTTTAAAGGACAACTTCTGGCAAGTGAGGGCCATCCAACCCTAAGGCTAGCATCGAACCAAGATAATTGaatgtttcattaaaaatattcttaaatgtCATTGTTTTTCTGACATTAACTTAATACTTTGGAGCAGgttcaagtttggagctgataatGTGACATTCAACTCCTGCTCCGACTGTAGGTTCTAAGCTTGTGTCAGCTTGGGTTACTATGTATCTGATCTTTAAACAAACCAATCTGAccactacaacaacaataactaaaaataatggctttgttttgtcttataaAACATCACTTATGAAAATAGATCAGTTATAAAATAGTACAGATTTTCTCCAGAGGCCAAGATAACTTAAGCCATGCCTGTTCTGGCTCTAAGGAACCACAGTGCAAGTGGAAGACAGTTTCACAAGTTTCTGGTGACTCCCAATTGAGGCCAGTGTCTAAAATAAAAGGCCAAGTGCTAAAATAAAATCCATTCACTGCTATTTCAAAGGAATATTGCATAGATGGCCCTAGATCTAGGTTGACAATCTCTACATCTATTAAAAAATAACCTCCAAGCTAATTCACTCCTTTTGGGTCCAGAGCTTCAGTGTTCACAACCACAGAGGCCAACCTGGGGCTGACTGTGGATGTATGCTGACTGCATGTGACAGTATTCGTTCATAAGGCCATACTGTTCTACAGATAGGATATCCGTTCACAAAATAAtggctttgttttgtcttataaAACTTTTCTTTCCTGGCTTATTTACATCTGTTAATGAACCTTGTTATATCTACCTTCAGAATGGATGAAGGCTAATTCATCATCTGACCCTTTGTTCCTGACACAGAGGAGTCCCTCCTACATTTGTTAAGCGATTGTTATTATACCACAGAGGTTTGATACAGTTTCTGTTCTTTGCATCTTAAAGCACCATCACTGTTGCCAAGGCCGGCTACATGAGATGCTTTTGTCTCCTGACCCTTGGGAGTGTAGACTTCTCCCAGCCTAGACAGCTTTCTAacacttgtctttctttttttaggaaATCTCCATTTGCTCTCAAGTTTTGTTAATGTTGTTTGGATGTTTGCTTtttggggttggttttgtttgtttgtttgtttttctggttctATGAAGCATAATATGAGTCTTATTTTAACCCAAatgataaaacaataaaatcataATTAGTTGACTATGGTTTTGAGGTTTAATTTGGGAAATTTTTTCTGTTCCTATGCAAGAGTGAATACCCCATAAGTCATAGCAGTCTACATTACACCGTCTGACTTTTcactaaagaaaagtaaaaataaataaataaataaacaaatatttaaaaattactaagtgtaaaaagtatgtttttttttccattttaaaatgattCAAATTTGCTGGTTTATTGTGAGGCTTTCAGGTTCTTAAACTTTAGTGTTAGAAAGAAAAGCCTTCCAAGAACATCAATAAACAGAAATCAGCAGGGctatctagccttcacaggaccaggggcctttcctcccattgatagccaacaaggccatcctctgttacatatacggctggagccatgggtcactccatgtataatccttggttggtggtttagtctctgggagctctggggtcggggggagggagaggagagggtctggttggttgatattatcattctttctatggggttgcaaaccccttcagctccttcagtcctttttctagctcctccattggggactccaaTGTAGGAGAATTtgagggtggggagatgggagtgggtaggtgggggaacaccctcatagaagccggggaagggagaggggatagagagcttcgggtgggtgggtggggggtaaaccaggaaaggggacatttgaaatataaataaagaaaatatccaattaaaaagaaaagaaaagaaaaagaaatcagcagGGCAGTTTCCCGGCTTGAGTAGAAAGGCCAGTGTGCTTCTGATGGTCTCCCTGAAGAAGAGTGAGGTGAACAGCACTGGAAGGATGAAACCAGGCTCTACTGATCACTGTGTCCATTCACCCAAGCCCCCTACCAACTAGTGTTGATTATTCAATCAAGGAACTGGATCATTCTCTTCTTGAAATTGCAAGTCTGTTTTCACCAAATGCTTAGCactttctgtgtatccctggtatGGACCAAATAAAGAAGA contains:
- the Grem1 gene encoding gremlin-1 precursor, which translates into the protein MNRTAYTVGALLLLLGTLLPTAEGKKKGSQGAIPPPDKAQHNDSEQTQSPPQPGSRTRGRGQGRGTAMPGEEVLESSQEALHVTERKYLKRDWCKTQPLKQTIHEEGCNSRTIINRFCYGQCNSFYIPRHIRKEEGSFQSCSFCKPKKFTTMMVTLNCPELQPPTKKKRVTRVKQCRCISIDLD